A window of Hymenobacter aerilatus contains these coding sequences:
- a CDS encoding alpha/beta fold hydrolase gives MPQQPTLVFLHGFIESRDIWTDFTRDFPDAYPVFVPDLLGHGSNSVPVANYSMRAQAEYVAEQLRQQQIEKAVLIGHSMGGYIALALAEQRPELVAGLCLFNSSALADTEEKKQAREKNIDFIERHGVEKFMNSFVRPLFSPAHRDSMPEQLRMLEDIGKATPKETFIGGLRAMAARADRTQVLREAQFPVLVIAGKDDVAVPFEQSVEVAQLAPVTYALFLAEVGHLAYLEAPERTRQAILDLAAVCKELGS, from the coding sequence ATGCCCCAGCAGCCTACCCTCGTCTTTCTCCACGGCTTCATTGAAAGCCGCGACATCTGGACTGATTTCACCCGCGACTTCCCCGACGCCTACCCCGTTTTCGTGCCCGACTTGCTGGGTCACGGTAGCAATTCTGTGCCCGTAGCCAACTACTCTATGCGCGCCCAGGCTGAGTATGTGGCGGAGCAGCTACGCCAGCAGCAGATCGAAAAAGCCGTGCTGATAGGCCACAGCATGGGCGGCTACATAGCCCTGGCACTAGCCGAGCAGCGGCCGGAGCTGGTAGCGGGACTGTGCCTGTTCAACTCCTCCGCCCTGGCCGATACCGAAGAGAAAAAGCAGGCCCGCGAGAAGAATATCGACTTCATTGAGCGGCACGGGGTAGAGAAATTCATGAATTCCTTTGTGCGCCCCTTGTTCTCGCCTGCCCACCGCGACTCGATGCCCGAGCAGTTGCGGATGCTGGAAGATATCGGCAAAGCCACGCCTAAAGAAACCTTTATTGGGGGCTTGCGTGCCATGGCCGCTCGCGCCGACCGCACGCAGGTGCTGCGCGAAGCGCAGTTCCCGGTGTTGGTTATTGCCGGCAAAGACGACGTAGCCGTGCCTTTTGAGCAATCGGTAGAAGTGGCGCAGCTGGCACCCGTTACCTATGCGCTGTTTCTGGCGGAGGTAGGGCACTTAGCCTACCTGGAAGCGCCAGAACGCACGCGGCAAGCAATACTGGACCTTGCGGCGGTTT